Proteins from one Fragaria vesca subsp. vesca linkage group LG6, FraVesHawaii_1.0, whole genome shotgun sequence genomic window:
- the LOC101298053 gene encoding protein TRANSPARENT TESTA 12-like produces MAQPADITTGSSEQYQPLLLRLNSHSRIPDLSSAAVEEFLEQRPIALRWWPRLVAWESRLLWILSSSSIVVSIFNYMLTFVTLMFCGHLGALELAGASIASVGIQGLAFGIMLGMASAVQTVCGQAYGAKHLGAMGIICQRAIILHLGAAILLTFLYWWSGPILVAMGQTESIAEQGQIYARGLIPQLYAFAINCPQRRFLQAQKIVHPLAYMSIGVFLLHTLLTWLVVYVVDYGLIGASLTLSFSWWLLVITFGIYILVSPNCKETWTGFSWKAFSGIWPYFKLTLASAIMLCLEIWYNQGLVLISGLLANPTISLDSISICMNYLNWDMQFMLGLAAAASVRVSNELGAGHPKVAKFSVFVVNGTSILISIVFSAIVLIFKAGLSRLFTSDAEVIEAVSNLTPLLAISVFLNGIQPILSGVAIGSGWQGVVAYVNLTCYYIIGLPIGCVLAFKTSMGVAGIWWGMIIGVFLQTATLIVLTARTNWDAQVVNAAERVKKSASVEHLLLEEDDV; encoded by the exons ATGGCTCAGCCGGCTGACATAACCACGGGGTCGTCGGAGCAGTACCAGCCGCTACTCCTTAGACTTAACTCACATTCCCGGATTCCTGACTTGTCATCCGCCGCGGTTGAGGAGTTTCTGGAGCAAAGGCCTATAGCACTGAGGTGGTGGCCTAGGCTAGTTGCATGGGAGTCCAGGCTGCTATGGATTTTATCCAGTTCGTCTATTGTGGTTTCAATTTTCAATTACATGCTCACCTTTGTCACACTCATGTTTTGTGGCCATCTGGGTGCATTGGAGCTTGCTGGAGCCTCTATTGCAAGTGTGGGAATCCAAGGCCTTGCTTTTGGGATTATG TTGGGCATGGCGAGTGCTGTACAAACTGTATGTGGGCAAGCCTATGGAGCCAAACACTTGGGAGCAATGGGGATCATATGCCAAAGAGCAATCATCTTGCACTTGGGAGCAGCAATCCTCCTTACATTTTTGTACTGGTGGTCAGGTCCAATACTAGTGGCCATGGGCCAAACTGAAAGCATAGCAGAACAGGGTCAAATCTATGCCCGCGGCTTAATCCCTCAACTCTATGCATTTGCCATAAACTGCCCTCAACGGAGGTTCCTTCAGGCACAGAAAATAGTGCACCCTTTGGCATACATGTCCATTGGAGTTTTCCTCCTCCACACTCTTCTCACTTGGTTGGTGGTTTACGTTGTGGACTATGGACTAATAGGTGCTTCTCTTACACTGAGTTTTTCTTGGTGGTTGCTTGTGATTACGTTTGGGATTTACATTCTAGTAAGCCCCAACTGCAAGGAAACTTGGACTGGTTTCTCATGGAAAGCCTTTTCCGGAATTTGGCCTTATTTTAAGCTCACTCTTGCTTCTGCTATCATGTTGTG TTTGGAGATTTGGTACAATCAAGGGTTAGTGCTTATATCAGGGCTCCTAGCCAACCCTACAATTTCACTGGACTCCATATCTATCTG CATGAACTACTTGAACTGGGACATGCAGTTTATGCTAGGCCTTGCTGCTGCTGCAAG TGTTCGAGTGAGTAATGAGCTAGGTGCTGGTCATCCAAAGGTGGCCAAATTTTCGGTGTTTGTAGTGAATGGTACCAGCATCCTAATTAGCATAGTGTTCAGTGCTATTGTGCTAATATTCAAAGCTGGATTGAGCAGGCTATTTACGAGTGATGCCGAGGTTATTGAGGCAGTGTCTAATTTGACCCCCTTGCTAGCCATTTCTGTTTTCCTGAATGGCATTCAACCTATACTCTCAG GTGTTGCAATTGGAAGTGGATGGCAAGGTGTTGTAGCTTATGTGAATCTGACTTGTTACTATATTATCGGTCTTCCAATAGGGTGTGTTCTTGCCTTCAAAACTAGTATGGGAGTAGCA GGTATTTGGTGGGGGATGATTATTGGAGTATTTTTGCAGACAGCAACTCTAATTGTTCTCACTGCCAGAACCAATTGGGATGCTCAG GTTGTAAATGCAGCTGAGAGAGTGAAGAAATCTGCAAGTGTAGAGCACTTGCTCTTGGAGGAAGACGACGTATGA
- the LOC101294281 gene encoding pentatricopeptide repeat-containing protein At3g59040-like gives MPQALFLKPFISAPLDNWSKLKECTNSIGGNVKMRGRLEVVCMGMLAPRKFLQKRKKVEVFKDAADEADQKNWRRLMNEIEEKGSAVTVLKSEKLKNKMIPKDVVLGTLVRFKQLRKWNLVGEILEWLQTQDWWDFSEMDFLMLITAYGKQGKFNRAEKVLSLLNEKSYAPSVISHTALMEAYGKGGRYNNAEAIFRRMQSSGPEPSAVTYQIILKIFVEGCKFQEAEEIFETLLDDEKSPLKPDQKMFHMMIYMFKKAGSYEKARKMFAVMTERGIRQSTVTYNSLMSFENNYKEVSKMYNQMQRAGLRPDVVSYALLISAYGKARREEEALAVFEEMLDAGVRPTRKAYNILLDAFAVSGMVDQARTVFKSMRRDRYEPDIYSYTTMLSAYVNAPDMEGAEKFFTRLKVDGFKPNVVTYGTLIKGYAKTNDIEKMMEKYEEMQACGVKPNQTILTTIMDAYGKNRDFGSAVVWYKEMESCRLPPDQKAKNILLSLAKTAEEQQLANQVVGYLDNSSIENLLSISVNDNDEDEDNDEDDEDDEDDDEDDEDDDESYEEEVDGPSPVASSYDDKQEQEPELVYLNGDAEKNLEDLLTVAEL, from the exons ATGCCTCAAGCCCTTTTCTTAAAGCCCTTCATTTCTGCTCCTTTGGACAATTGGAG TAAATTGAAAGAATGCACAAATTCTATAGGTGGCAATGTCAAGATGCGTGGAAGACTGGAGGTAGTTTGTATGGGAATGTTGGCACCGAGAAAGTTCTTGCAGAAAAGGAAGAAAGTAGAGGTCTTTAAAGACGCTGCCGATGAGGCTGACCAGAAGAACTGGAGGAGACTGATGAATGAAATTGAAGAGAAGGGTTCCGCTGTTACAGTGCTCAAAAGTGAAAAGCTCAAAAATAAGATGATACCTAAGGATGTTGTTCTCGGAACGTTGGTTAGATTCAAGCAATTGAGGAAATGGAACCTTGTTGGTGAG ATTCTTGAATGGCTTCAGACTCAGGACTGGTGGGACTTCAGCGAAATGGATTTTCTGATGCTTATAACAGCTTATGGGAAGCAAGGCAAGTTCAATAGGGCTGAGAAGGTTTTAAGCTTGTTGAATGAAAAGAGCTATGCACCAAGTGTAATATCGCATACTGCTCTTATGGAAGCATATGGAAAAGGAGGCCGCTACAACAATGCTGAAGCAATATTTCGGAGAATGCAGTCTTCAGGGCCTGAACCATCTGCTGTGACTTATCAGATCATACTAAAAATATTCGTTGAG GGCTGCAAGTTTCAGGAAGCTGAAGAAATCTTTGAGACCCTTTTAGATGACGAAAAGTCACCTTTAAAGCCAGACCAAAAGATGTTCCACATGATGATCTATATGTTTAAGAAGGCCGGAAGTTATGAAAAAGCTCGTAAGATGTTTGCAGTGATGACTGAGAGAGGGATTCGGCAATCAACAGTTACTTATAATAGCTTAATGTCGTTTGAAAATAACTATAAGGAAGTGTCAAAGATGTACAACCAG ATGCAGAGAGCTGGTCTCCGACCTGACGTAGTGAGTTATGCCTTACTCATAAGTGCTTATGGGAAAGCTAGAAGAGAGGAAGAAGCCTTGGCTGTTTTCGAGGAAATGCTTGATGCTGGTGTCAG ACCTACCCGTAAAGCATACAATATTTTGCTCGACGCATTTGCAGTATCAGGAATGGTGGACCAAGCTCGAACTGTTTTTAAAAGCATGAGAAGGGACAG GTATGAACCCGATATTTACTCGTATACCACTATGCTGTCTGCTTATGTAAATGCACCTGACATGGAGGGTGCTGAAAAATTCTTCACAAGACTAAAGGTAGATGGATTTAAACCCAACGTTGTCACTTATGGAACCTTAATCAAAGGGTATGCTAAGACAAATGATATCGAGAAAATGATGGAGAAGTATGAGGAAATGCAGGCATGTGGTGTCAAACCAAATCAAACGATCTTGACAACCATAATGGATGCATATGGCAAGAACAGAGATTTTGGGAGTGCTGTTGTTTGGTACAAGGAAATGGAATCTTGCAGGCTTCCTCCTGATCAGAAAGCAAAGAATATCCTTTTATCTTTGGCAAAAACAGCAGAAGAACAACAGTTAGCTAACCAAGTTGTAGGATACTTGGATAATAGTAGCATTGAAAACCTTCTGTCAATCTCTGTTAATGATAATGATGAGGATGAAGATAATGACGAAGACGATGAAGACGACGAAGATGACGATGAAGACGATGAAGATGACGATGAAAGTTATGAAGAGGAAGTCGATGGTCCTTCACCAGTCGCTTCATCATATGACGATAAACAAGAACAAGAACCTGAGCTGGTTTATTTAAACGGTGATGCTGAAAAAAACCTCGAGGACTTGCTTACAGTGGCTGAATTGTAA